One window of Micropterus dolomieu isolate WLL.071019.BEF.003 ecotype Adirondacks linkage group LG13, ASM2129224v1, whole genome shotgun sequence genomic DNA carries:
- the nup214 gene encoding nuclear pore complex protein Nup214 isoform X4, whose translation MSDDTDSPPDREMKDFQFRQMKKARVFEPTGDLPKERSTLLTVSNKFGLTFVGLDRTFKVYLTRDILSADKVDGHSNEIVEGIAALAVVTVDLAVHHLALSCDELTLSVCGMSKEAVLSLTFYDVRTFMNKARPQKLPFASLLPAVSPNTSVQDLKWNPVLASMLAACLSNGSMMILDVTDGVKVQAELPASSGITCICWSPKGKQVAAGKMNATVIQYTPELDEKKVIPCPHFYTSDEPVKVLDVLWLKTFVFAVVYAAADGSLETPPELVLISIPKKDEKVETKYVNFSDTVYGSCTERQHHYFLSHVEDWDLVFAASAASIEVSIIARQEDKIWELWILEDASRAELPVTETNDDTFPLGLAIDYTSQQEIHITDEKTLPPAPIMLMLSTEGLLCPFALLNLNPGVKQLVSASTTLALEGERLPKQGSLATQPPKIAAFTPSAPATFPNLGLTSAAASAPAASSSAAPFNVAVTAPVSSSSSSGFIFSVPTTNATSAPSAFSLGVTAPFGSGSSGFSFASKPPSDTPSALSAFSFTPSIKPSAVAPPASTPQSIAAASPQMVKMNLNERFSALETPAPTPQSFSFNSSLPKTVVSNSTSLTAPPLSVTKPPAVLAPVRPVQTSTPPTVVQKPAPAVQGGVQTPQAAVSVKALERQLQQKKDCDPIMAGILEEIAHFQKELDDLKARSARADFKVGTNEEMKELRKESEDLHIFTLEIKETTESLHGDIGILKTTLLEGFAGTEEAKAQSELRRDRNYRQLLYKKPLDPRSEEHLKEIRRLYQYVSFAVEDVNDVLDVEWEKHLENKKKQKHMVVPGREGLFTTLANNLYIINQQKNRLDQLVKELSSLRLYNKTTTSAVNRNTATATDAGLESELESLRDALLKARLDTTPPKTKSKSPAVKISPMKQSQLRNFLSKGQMPPVRSTAPANLSRSAFLSPKYYEDLDDVSSTSSLSQSLEPHPAHLEREEEEEEEEEEEEEELQPEPLPLVIPPALSTPRHPTVVRTPSIQPGFGAIQSTPLTKLHSVQGMGFGLSPIASPVPTNKINLSGADSTALATKTVKHGAPPTERTIPVTIPAHQAAANAALRRQMANQKSAVVSTSLTESALKTVPQVVNVQEFKDKGPPAPVSNIVSSSVPDPAAQVFATVSSNQAKRNPSQGIQKMSTESTTPLGGFMFGQSSKTDVSVAPASSAEQSSSKGFSFTSGSSGFSFASVPQVAGISQVKDVNKFSFGGNGKIMFGQTGEEPFPLTPKSTSPALGSGSPTLPPYPSVEKPTSTAAALRIEPQPPPKTIGGETLGSFSGLRVGHGEEANDSSTKPAAASFAFGEAGLGMGKGAPQFSFGAGLQKSVEDSTGADLSKGAGSGSLFKPPDSNPKPAFSVPQSSSAAPSLPTSFSSLIAASSDSSEEPKAPPQPSEPTPPPEKEPASEPAIESGSPLVVTKPAADVAATETTSATVTASTPAPPLATAAPTPNPPSSFTAPTEAAPPTPASAAPTTEAPPDTTTVPVPAPAAATPAVVPVSHIAPAAFQVPSSDKPGSIFTQPAPATTDSSSLGVTPVINTVAPAATTPTATVVNSTTTAAASIVFGQPAAPPTSSAPSAPVSTEFGSTGFGTSTGTGFSKSVFGQVSGFGQSASNTGSASGFSFGQSAFGASSNGATTGGSLFGASTPSNASSFSFGTSGANTASSTGSGLFGQSTAPAFGQSSGFGSGSVFGSNTTTSSSTGFSFGQSSAFGCSSATPVFGQQPGSGSVFGQQQQSSGGSLFGSGSANTAGSTTAGGFFSGLGGKPSEDAANKNPFGTAATTGGFGQPAQTGSNSLFGNSGAKTFAFGQSSFGEQKPSGTFSTGAGSVAAQGFGSFSTPTKPGGFGTAPVFGSPPSFGSSPAFGGAASFGSSPSFNNNMGPSAGKVFGEGTAAANMGGFGFASPPSAPSFGALANQNPPSFGALAQQGSGFGSQPSSFSGFGQQPQTGGFSGNAFGSTNQSSPQTFASWRS comes from the exons ATGAGCGATGATACAGACTCCCCTCCTGACAGGGAAATGAAG GATTTTCAGTTTCGTCAGATGAAGAAAGCAAGGGTTTTCGAGCCCACTGGAGATTTGCCAAAAGAAAGATCTACTCTGCTTACCGTCTCAAACAAATTTGGTTTAACTTTTGTTGGGCTTGACAGAACATTCAAAGTTTACCTAACTCGAGACATTCTGTCTGCAGATAAAGTTGACGGACACTCCAACGAAATAG TCGAGGGGATAGCGGCTTTGGCGGTGGTGACTGTGGACCTGGCTGTGCACCACTTGGCTCTGAGTTGTGATGAACTTACTTTGTCAGTATGTGGCATGTCTAAGGAGGCGGTTTTGTCCCTCACATTCTATGATGTCCGCACCTTCATGAACAAG GCAAGACCACAGAAGCTACCTTTTGCCTCACTGCTGCCAGCAGTATCCCCCAACACTTCAGTGCAGGACCTGAAGTGGAATCCTGTGCTGGCATCCATGTTGGCTGCCTGTCTGTCTAATGGCAGTATGATGATTTTGGATGTTACTGATGGTGTCAAAGTGCAGGCAGAGCTACCTGCTTCAAGTGGCATCACATGCA TTTGCTGGAGCCCAAAAGGAAAACAAGTCGCTGCAGGAAAAATGAATGCCACAGTCATCCAGTATACACCA GAACTAGATGAAAAGAAAGTTATCCCCTGTCCACACTTCTACACCTCTGACGAACCTGTCAAAG TTCTGGATGTACTGTGGCTGAAAACCTTTGTGTTTGCGGTGGTATATGCCGCTGCAGATGGGTCCCTTGAGACCCCTCCTGAGCTGGTGCTGATCTCCATCCCT AAGAAGGATGAGAAGGTGGAGACAAAGTATGTCAACTTCAGTGACACGGTGTACGGCAGTTGCACTGAGCGACAACACCACTACTTCCTTAGCCACGTGGAAGACTG GGACCTTGTGTTTGCGGCATCAGCAGCTTCCATTGAAGTCAGCATCATAGCCAGACAAGAGGACAAG ATCTGGGAGCTTTGGATCCTGGAGGATGCGAGTAGAGCCGAGCTTCCAGTGACGGAGACAAATGACGACACTTTTCCCCTTGGCTTAGCCATAGACTACACCAGCCAGCAGGAGATCCACATCA CTGATGAGAAGACCTTGCCACCAGCGCCCATTATGCTAATGCTATCCACAGAAGGATTACTCTGCCCATTTGCTCTGCTTAACCTCAATCCTGGGGTTAAGCAACTGGTCTCAGCCTCCACTACCCTCGCCTTGGAGGGGGAGAGACTGCCCAAGCAAG GTTCTTTGGCAACCCAACCACCCAAAATTGCTGCCTTCACCCCATCTGCCCCAGCAACATTCCCAAACCTTGGTCTTACTTCAGCAGCTGCTTCCGCCCCTGCTGCCTCTTCCTCTGCTGCCCCATTCAACGTTGCTGTCACAGCTCCGGTGTCATCGTCGTCGTCATCAGGCTTCATTTTCTCTGTTCCAACAACAAACGCCACCTCTGCCCCTTCAGCTTTCTCCCTGGGGGTAACTGCACCTTTTGGCTCAGGATCCTCAGGCTTCTCCTTTGCCTCCAAACCTCCCTCTGACACCCCCTCAGCACTTTCAGCCTTTTCTTTCACCCCTTCAATCAAACCATCAGCAGTGGCTCCTCCAGCATCAACACCACAGAGCATTGCTGCTGCCTCTCCACAAATGGTGAAAATGAATCTAAATGAGAG GTTTTCAGCACTGGAGACCCCAGCACCAACCCCGCAGTCTTTCTCCTTTAATTCCTCGCTGCCCAAAACAGTGGTCTCCAATTCCACTTCTTTAACCGCTCCTCCACTCTCAGTCACTAAGCCACCAGCTGTATTAG CCCCAGTGCGCCCAGTTCAAACCAGCACACCACCCACGGTCGTCCAGAAACCTGCTCCTGCTGTCCAGGGTGGTGTCCAAACTCCACAG GCAGCTGTTAGTGTGAAGGCCCTGGAGAGGCAGCTGCAGCAAAAGAAAGACTGTGATCCCATAATGGCTGGTATATTGGAGGAG ATCGCACACTTCCAGAAGGAGTTAGATGACCTGAAGGCACGAAGCGCAAGAGCTGACTTCAAAGTTGGCACCAATGAGGAGATGAAGGAGTTGAGGAAGGAGTCAGAGGACCTCCATATTTTCACCCTGGAGATAAAGGAAACAACAGAG TCTCTACATGGGGACATTGGTATACTGAAGACCACCCTACTGGAGGGCTTTGCGGGGACAGAAGAAGCCAAGGCCCAGAGTGAgttgaggagagacagaaattaCAGGCAGCTGCTGTACAAAAAACCTCTGGACCCACGCAGTGAGGAACACCTCAAG GAGATTCGCAGGCTGTACCAGTATGTTTCGTTTGCTGTGGAAGATGTTAATGACGTGTTGGATGTGGAATGGGAGAAACACctggaaaataagaaaaagcaGAA ACACATGGTCGTGCCAGGGCGTGAGGGTCTGTTTACTACACTGGCCAACAACCTGTACATTATCAACCAGCAGAAGAACAGATTGGACCAGTTGGTCAAGGAACTCTCCTCACTGCGCCTCTATAACAAGACTACCACTTCAGCTGTAAACCGCAATACTGCAACTGCAACAGATGCAGG TTTGGAAAGCGAGCTTGAGAGTTTAAGGGACGCACTCCTGAAAGCCAGACTGGACACCACCCCCCCGAAGACCAAATCCAAATCACCAG CAGTCAAGATATCGCCTATGAAACAGTCCCAGCTGCGGAACTTCCTCTCAAAGGGACAGATGCCTCCTGTCCGCTCAACTGCACCAG CCAACCTGTCTCGCTCAGCCTTCCTTTCACCTAAATACTATGAGGACTTGGATGATGTGAGCTCTACATCCTCCCTGTCCCAGTCCCTGGAGCCTCACCCGGCTCACTTGGagcgggaggaggaggaggaggaagaggaggaggaggaggaggaggaactaCAGCCAGAACCCCTTCCCCTTGTCATTCCCCCAGCATTGTCAACCCCCCGCCACCCCACAGTGGTGAGGACTCCCTCTATCCAGCCAGGCTTCGGGGCCATCCAGTCCACCCCTTTAACCAAGCTTCACTCAGTACAGGGTATGGGCTTTGGACTCAGCCCTATTGCCAGCCCTG TTCCAACTAATAAGATCAACCTCAGCGGGGCTGATAGCACTGCCCTTGCCACAAAGACAGTGAAACATGGAGCCCCACCAACCGAGAGGACCATCCCTGTCACCATCCCTGCCCATCAGGCTGCAGCCAATGCTGCTCTACGCAGGCAGATGGCCAATCAGAAGTCGG CTGTTGTCAGTACTTCCTTGACAGAGTCCGCTTTGAAGACAGTTCCTCAGGTGGTCAATGTCCAGGAGTTCAAGGACAAAGGGCCTCCTGCGCCGGTTTCCAATATCGTCAG CTCATCAGTACCAGATCCAGCAGCTCAGGTCTTTGCAACAGTTTCTTCCAACCAGGCCAAACGA AATCCTAGCCAGGGTATCCAGAAGATGTCCACTGAAAGTACAACCCCACTGGGAGGCTTCATGTTTG GTCAGTCGTCCAAAACAGATGTTTCCGTGGCTCCTGCTAGTTCAGCAGAGCAAAGCTCCAGCAAAGGTTTCTCCTTCACATCAGG GTCCTCGGGCTTCAGTTTTGCTTCAGTTCCACAGGTAGCTGGAATTTCACAAG TGAAAGATGTCAATAAATTTTCCTTTGGTGGAAATGGCAAGATAATGTTTGGCCAGACTGGAGAGGAGCCATTCCCTCTCACCCCAAAGTCCACCTCCCCTGCTCTTGGCTCTGGGTCTCCCACCCTGCCTCCATACCCGTCAGTAGAAAAACCCACCTCCACCGCAGCTGCCCTCAGGATAGAGCCACAGCCGCCACCTAAGACAATTGGAGGAGAGACTCTGGGCAGCTTCTCTGGACTACGTGTGGGCCACGGAGAAGAAGCTAATGATTCATCCACTAAACCTGCTGCTGCCTCATTTGCATTTGGGGAAGCTGGACTTGGAATGGGCAAGGGAGCACCACAGTTCAGCTTTGGCGCAGGGCTCCAGAAGTCTGTAGAAGATTCTACAGGAGCAGACTTGTCCAAGGGGGCAGGGTCAGGCAGTTTGTTCAAGCCTCCTGATTCCAACCCCAAGCCGGCCTTCTCTGTTCCCCAGTCTAGCTCAGCTGCCCCATCTTTACCTACATCTTTCAGTAGTCTTATTGCAGCTTCTTCAGACTCCTCAGAGGAACCGAAAGCTCCTCCACAACCATCAGAGCCCACGCCACCCCCTGAAAAAGAACCTGCTTCTGAACCAGCCATAGAGAGCGGCAGTCCCCTCGTAGTAACTAAGCCAGCAGCAGATGTGGCTGCCACAGAAACCACATCAGCCACAGTTACAGCATCAACACCCGCACCTCCTTTGGCCACAGCTGCACCCACACCAaaccctccctcctccttcaccGCACCAACTGAAGCAGCCCCTCCAACACCAGCCAGTGCGGCGCCTACAACAGAAGCCCCCCCAGACACCACCACTGTTCCTGTGCCCGCTCCAGCTGCTGCCACCCCTGCTGTAGTGCCTGTCTCTCACATAGCTCCAGCAGCATTCCAGGTGCCCAGTTCTGACAAACCAGGATCCATTTTTACTCAGCCTGCTCCTGCAACAACAGACAGCAGTTCCCTTGGAGTTACACCAGTTATCAACACAGTTGCCCCTGCAGCCACCACTCCCACCGCTACTGTTGTTAACagtacaacaacagcagctgccAGCATTGTGTTTGGGCAACCTGCTGCACCTCCAACTTCCTCAGCCCCCTCAGCCCCAGTATCCACAGAATTTGGCTCAACTGGGTTTGGCACATCAACTGGAACTGGGTTTAGCAAATCCGTGTTTGGCCAGGTGAGTGGCTTTGGCCAGTCTGCTAGCAACACTGGATCAGCCAGTGGCTTTTCTTTTGGCCAATCAGCATTCGGAGCAAGTTCTAATGGTGCGACTACCGGAGGAAGTCTTTTTGGTGCTTCTACTCCCAGCAATGCCAGTTCCTTCTCCTTTGGCACGAGCGGTGCCAACACAGCCAGCAGCACTGGCTCGGGGCTGTTTGGACAAAGCACAGCACCAGCATTTGGCCAGAGCTCTGGATTTGGTTCTGGGTCTGTGTTTGGGAGTAACACCACCACATCTTCATCTACAGGATTCAGCTTTGGACAGTCCTCAG CTTTTGGCTGCTCTTCAGCCACACCTGTGTTTGGGCAACAACCTGGCAGTGGGAGTGTATTTGGACAG cagcagcaaTCTTCTGGTGGGAGTCTTTTTGGTTCAGGTTCAGCCAACACAGCAGGCTCAACTACTGCTGGAGGGTTTTTCAGCGGCCTGGGAGGTAAACCGAGCGAAGACGCTGCCAACAAGAACCCATTCGGCACTGCAGCCACAACTGGAGGGTTTGGACAGCCTGCTCAGACAG GTTCAAACAGTCTGTTTGGGAATAGTGGTGCCAAGACGTTTGCTTTTGGACAGTCCTCCTTTGGTGAGCAGAAACCTAGTGGAACTTTCAGCACCGGTGCAGGGAGTGTCGCAGCCCAGGGATTCGGCTCTTTCTCTACTCCAACAAAACCAG GTGGCTTTGGCACTGCTCCAGTATTTGGGAGTCCCCCTTCCTTTGGTAGTTCTCCAGCATTTGGTGGCGCAGCATCATTTGGCTCGAGCCCTTccttcaacaacaacatgggtCCCTCAGCTGGTAAAGTGTTCGGAGAGGGAACAGCCGCTGCTAACATGGGAGGATTTGG